The Pseudooceanicola aestuarii genomic sequence GGCGGCGCGGGGCACCCATTGGGCGGAGATCACGCCGCGCACGGCCCGCCCGATGGAGAAGGGCGCCGCCGGGATCTATCGCCAGGGGTTGAAAATCACCCTGCGGGCGGTGCCGCACGGATCGCCGGGACGGCCGCGCCCCGGACACCGGTTTGCCGAGGGCGCCCGGATCTACGCGGTGGAGGGCGTGGCGGAGAGCGACCCCGACGGTCGGCACCTGGTCTGTTTCGCGGTGGAGGAGGTCGCAGGATGAGCTATGCCCTGGCTAGTGGTTTGCAAGAGGCTGTTTTCACGAGGCTTTCAGGCGATGCGGCGGTCGCGGCCCTGACGGAGGGGAAAATCTTTGACGCCCCGCCCACCGGGCACCCGCCACCGACTTATGTCGCGCTTGGCCCGGAAAGGGTCCGCGATCGGTCGGACAAGGGCGGGGCAGGCGCAGTGCATGATTTCACCGTCTCGGTGGTGACCACCGCAGCCGGGTTCCGCGCCGCCAAGGAGATCGCGGGCGCGTTGTGCGATGCGCTGTCCGGGCCGGTCCCGGAGATGTCACGCGGCTACGTCGTGGCCCTGAACTTTCGCCGGGCGCGGGCACGGCGGGACGAAGCCGGGCAGTTGCGCCGGATCGACCTGGAATTCCGCGCCTTCGTGCAGGACGACTGAACTCAATCCGAAAGGAGGTCCGCGATGGCGGCCCAGAACGGCAAGGATCTGTTGATCAAGGTGGACATGACCGACAGCGGTCAGTTCGAAACGCTGGCAGGGCTGCGCGCGACGCGGCTGAGCTTTAACGCTGAAAGTGTCGATGTGACGTCTTTGGACAGCCAGAACGGGTGGCGGGAGCTGCTGGCGGGGGCGGGCATGCGGTCGGCTGCGATATCCGGGGCGGGGGTGTTCAAGGACGCGGGCAGCGACGAACGCGCGCGGCAGATCTTCTTTGACGGGGAAGTGCCTGATTTTCAGGTTGTCATCCCCGGGTTCGGGATCGTGGAGGGGCCATTCCAGGTGACTGCCATCGAATATGCGGGTGCCCATGACGGAGAGGCGACCTATGAGCTGTCGCTGGCCTCGGCCGGGGCGCTGAGCTTCACGGCGATCTGATGGCGAACCCCTGGGCCGGAGAGGTCGCGATCGTTGTGAACGGCAAGCGGCGGGTGATGAAGCTGACGCTGGGCGCTCTGGCGGAGCTGGAAGCGGGGCTGGGCGAAGATAGCCTGGTCGCGCTGGTGGAGCGGTTCGAGACCGGTGCGTTCGCGGCCGGCGACATCCTGGCATTGCTGGTTGCAGGATTGCGGGGTGGCGGCTGGCAGGGCCGGACGGAGGATCTGCTGTCGGCCGAAATCGAGGGCGGCCCGGTGGAGGCAGCCCGGCGGGCGGGGGAGTTGCTGGCCCGGGCCTTCGCCCTGCCGGAGCAGGCAGGGGGATGACCGGGTTCGACTGGCCGGGGCTGATGCGCGCAGGGATGCAGACCCTGGGGCTGAACCCGGCGCGGTTCTGGGCGCTGACCCCGGCGGAACTGCGGCTGCTGCTGGGCGCGGGCGCGCCGTCTGCGGCGATGGGGCGCGATCGGTTGGAGGAGATGCTGGCCCGGTTCCCCGACGCGGCCACCGCCGGAGCCGCGCGGGATGCGGGAAACACGAAAGGATCCGAGGATGGATGAGAATGATGCGCTGGAGGAAATGCAGGACCAGGTCGCGGGGCTGTCGCAGGGGCTGGGACAGGCAGCCGGGATGGCGGCGGGGTTCGAGGGCGAGATGCGCCGCCTGCGCGGTACCTTCGCCGAGACGGGCCGCGACATGCAGACACTGGAACGCGGGCTGAGCCGGGGATTGCGGCGCGCGCTGGACGGGGTGCTGTTTGACGGAATGAAGGCGTCGGATGCGCTGCGCAGCGTGGCGCAATCGGTGGCCGCGACGGCCTGGTCGGCGGCGGCGAAACCGGTGACGTCGCATTTCGGCGGCATGATCGCGCAGGGCGTGGGGTCGTTGATGCAGGGGGTGTTGCCCTTTGCCCGGGGGGGAGCGTTCTCGCAGGGGCGGGTGCGGCCCTTTGCGGGGGG encodes the following:
- a CDS encoding head-tail adaptor protein gives rise to the protein MIPRLNRRLELQVPVRVADGAGGIVQSWAARGTHWAEITPRTARPMEKGAAGIYRQGLKITLRAVPHGSPGRPRPGHRFAEGARIYAVEGVAESDPDGRHLVCFAVEEVAG
- a CDS encoding DUF3168 domain-containing protein, with protein sequence MSYALASGLQEAVFTRLSGDAAVAALTEGKIFDAPPTGHPPPTYVALGPERVRDRSDKGGAGAVHDFTVSVVTTAAGFRAAKEIAGALCDALSGPVPEMSRGYVVALNFRRARARRDEAGQLRRIDLEFRAFVQDD
- a CDS encoding phage major tail protein, TP901-1 family, which produces MAAQNGKDLLIKVDMTDSGQFETLAGLRATRLSFNAESVDVTSLDSQNGWRELLAGAGMRSAAISGAGVFKDAGSDERARQIFFDGEVPDFQVVIPGFGIVEGPFQVTAIEYAGAHDGEATYELSLASAGALSFTAI
- a CDS encoding gene transfer agent family protein, whose protein sequence is MANPWAGEVAIVVNGKRRVMKLTLGALAELEAGLGEDSLVALVERFETGAFAAGDILALLVAGLRGGGWQGRTEDLLSAEIEGGPVEAARRAGELLARAFALPEQAGG
- a CDS encoding rcc01693 family protein, with amino-acid sequence MTGFDWPGLMRAGMQTLGLNPARFWALTPAELRLLLGAGAPSAAMGRDRLEEMLARFPDAATAGAARDAGNTKGSEDG
- a CDS encoding phage tail tape measure protein, producing the protein MDENDALEEMQDQVAGLSQGLGQAAGMAAGFEGEMRRLRGTFAETGRDMQTLERGLSRGLRRALDGVLFDGMKASDALRSVAQSVAATAWSAAAKPVTSHFGGMIAQGVGSLMQGVLPFARGGAFSQGRVRPFAGGGVVNGPVQFPMRGGVGVMGEAGPEAILPLTRGADGRLGVQAGGGGRTVNVVMNIRTPDAESFRRSQSQVAAQMSRALSMGRRNR